tagcccgcgatgcccttgcctctcgaatcagcctccggatgctccaaaatctaaccaaaaatagatttataccatcaaaatatgataaggaatcaaagcccactcgaaaataactaatttacataaaaatcccgaaattggcaaaacccgaaccccgggcccacgtctcggatttcgacaaaaatcacaaaattagaaTCCATAAACtatcatgagttcatacatattaaatacatcaaaattcgaccacaaatgacccctaaaatcctcaaatcaaagtctcaaTTTCCAAgtcctaactccccaattttaggctttagattccacaaatttcatgtttaattaggtagaaatcacaataggattgagtattaagttcataaatcttacctccaaagtgtttccctttgattcactcttcaattcttctcaaaaagctccaaagccaactcaaaaatggtgaactatggCCAAAATCGCGAAAGttgtcttttaaacattctgcccagcaattTAAATCCCTTCTTCGCGAATGAGGTCAgcgtctcgcgttcgcgaagtacaaAATTCGTTGATCACTTAAATCCTTCATTGCGGACGCGACATTCTGAACGTGAACGTGAAGCTTCAGCTCCTCaaactatcgcgaacgcgatacataactcgcgaatgcgaagcacaaTGAACCTGCACCCAGCTGCTCctatttactctacgcgaacacgagaaACTCATCGCGTTCTCGATGAACATTGCACGTAACCCTTTGAAAATGCGGGACACCCATCGCGAATGTGAAGGCCAAACTTCCTGCCTCACACCCTAAACCTTGGCGAACGCGAGAGcccactcgcaaacgcgaaggccaaatgtctgcaacaccaacaacagattttctgcaacttttcccACATGAATTTGATCCGTTCAAcaacctgaaactcacccgaggccctcgggacctcaaccaaatatgccaacatatctcataacatcattcaaacttgttccaaccctcgaaatgctcaaaacaacatcaaaacaccaaatcatcatcggattcaagtctaagaattccaaaaacttccaaattctgctttcggtaaaaaagtctatcaaacctcgtccgaatgacctgaaatttttgcacacacatcacaaatgacacaacagacctactccaacttcaggaattttattccgacccctatattaaaatctcacctatcaaccgaaaaatgcccaaaattccaatttcgccaattcaagcctaaatctactccggacctccaaaatacattccgatcacgctcttaagtctcaaatcacctcccgaagctatccaaattaTCGAAATTCACATCCAATCCCTTTTCACATAAATCAATAtacggttaacttttccaacctaagcttactcaaaagagactaagtgtctcatttctttccaaaacctctccgaacccgagccaaccaacctgataccacataatacaactAAACAAGGCAAtcagaagtagaaatgggggaaacagagcggtaactcatgaaacaactggtcgggtcattacatcttccccctcttaaacaaacgtttgtcctcgaacgggtcaagaaacatacttgaagtctcaaataggtaaggatatctactccgcatctcccaggtagcctcctccacggtcCGATtcctccactgcactttcactggctccacatcataagtcaaatcatcatctaactaaattgtgctgaaatccaaaacatgagacggatcgctaATATACTTCCGTAGCATagaacatgaaatactggatgcatgCTAGATaatctgggtggcaaagcaagctcataatccacctccccaatcctccgaagcaccttaaaaggcccaatgaaccgagaactcaatttacccttcttcctaaatctcataacacccttcatgggtgaaaccttcaatagaaccttctcaccaaccatgtaagacacatcccgaaccttcctgtcagcataactcttttggctcgactgcgctatacgaagcctctcctgaatcaccttcaccttgtctaaagcatcctgcaccaagtctgtactcAATAGCCcagcctcacccggctcgaaccaactgACCGGatatctacaccgtctcccatacaaagcttcatatggagccatctgaatactcgactgataactattgttataagaaaaatatgcaagagatagaaactaatcccacgaccctccaaaatcaatgacacaagcgcgcaacatgtcctctaatatctgaatagtgcactcggactgcccgtccgtatgAGGgtaaaaagttgtgctcaactcaacttgagtacccatcTCTAgctgtacagacctccaaaaatgtgaagtaaactgagtacctttatctgaaatgatggaaactgggacaccatgcaaacaaacaatctctcagatatatatctctgccaaccgctctaaaaaataggtagtatacacaggaatgaagtgcgcggacttggtcagccgatccacaatcacccaaataacatcgaacttcttcaaagtccatgggagcccaactacaaagtccatagtgatccgctcccccTTCCACTCTAGTATATCcatttgctgaagcaagccactcggtctccgatgctcatattttacctgctgacaattgagacaccgagctacaaatcccacaatgtccttcttcattctcctccaccaataatgctatctcagatcctaatacatctttgtggcacctggatggatggagtaccacgagctatgggcctcctctagaatcaactcccgaagcccatctacattgggcatgcAAATCCGGCCatgtatcctcaataccccatcatcaccaatagtcatatctctggcatcgttgtgctgaactctatccttaaggacaaacaaatgagaatcatcatactggcgctctctgatgcgaccaaataaggaagaccgagaaatcacacaagccaataccctactgggctccgaaatatctaacctcgcgaaccgattggctaaggcctggACATAAAttgtaagaggtctctccctaacaggAATATACACCAAACTTCCCATActtaccgccttcctactcaaggcatcggccaccacattggccttcccctggatggtacaaaatagtgatatcatagtcctttagcatctCCAACCATCCCTGCTTCCTcgaattgagatccttctgcttgaacaagtgctggaggctacgatgatcggtaaacaccttacaagacacaccatacaaataatgcctccaaatcatcaacgcgtgaacaatgacagccaactccaaatcatgaatagggtagttcttctcatggggattcaaatgacaagaagcataagcaataactctaccatcctgcatcaacacacacccattaccaactctcgaagcatcacaatatactgtatatgaacctgaagctgatggcaaaactaacactagagctgtggtcaaggcaatcttgagcttctgaaagctctcctcatactcatccgaccacctgaatggagcacccttttgagtcaacttggtcaaggatgatgctatagatgaaaatccctgtaCAAACTAACGGTAacaacccaccaaaccaagaaagctgtgaatctctatggctgaggacggtgtgggccaactctgaaccacctctatcttcttcagatcaacttgaataccctcactggatgccacgtgccccaagaatgccatagaactgagccaaaactcatacttggagaaatttgcataaagtttctcctccctcaatctctgcaacacatctctcaaatgctctgcgtgctcctcctaactacacgaccagaatatcatcaatgaaaacaatcatgaatgagtcaagataaggctgtaacacgctattcatcaaatgcatgaatgttgctggggcattggtcagcccaaaagacatcactaggaactcataatgaccatatcgggtcttgaaagctgtcttaagaatatctgagtccctgatctttagcTGGTGATACCTTGAACGaatatcaatcttggagaatactctcgctcgttgaagctggtcaaatagatcatcgatacgaggaaaatgatacttgttcttgattgttaccttgttcaactgcctgtaatcaatgcacatcctcatcatgccatcattcttcttcataaatagaataggcgcaccccaaggcgacacactaggccgaataaaccccttatccaggagttcctaaagctgctccatcaactctttcaactccgctggtgccatatgatatggtggaatagaaatggccTGAGTGCCctgcaccagatcaataccaaaatcaatatccctgtctgatgGCATGCATGAcaggtctataggaaacacatcgggaaagtccctcactacaGGAACAAagtcaatactaggagtctctgtacTAACATCCCTCATAAAGGCTAAGTATGAAGGACAATCTCTCCCAACCAtccactgggccttcaagaatgaaatcaccctactagggacaaaatcagtcgaacctcgccacttaatccgtggcacacccggcatagccaatgtcactgtcttagcatgacagtccaaaatagcatgatacGGAGATAGCCAATACATGCCCAATATCATAttgaagtccaccatacaaagcagtaacaggtccactcgggtctccagacccccaatagtcaccatacacaaccagtacacacggtccacaacaatagtatcgctcACTGAAGTAGATATAgaaacagatgaaacaagagactcacagggcttatctaaataacgagcaaaatatgatgatacatatgaaaaagtggaaccgggatcaaataacacagaggcatctctgtggcagactgagacaatacctataattacagcatctgaagcaataacatcgggtctagctgagagtgcatagaaacgggcctgaccaccacctgatcgacctccccctctgaggcgacccctagctgacttacctccacccctagctgggtgggtgggtgatggtgaagtaactggcgctgaagccgatgactgattcCTCTattgagatgaacccccaagacgatgaggacactgcctccatacgtgacccaactctccacattcataacaactccctgatgctggagacggggactgaaggtaACCCCTAACACCGGAATGACTAGAAGATGCACCTatcatagaagagccctgaactgatggagcacgggacaaactctaggctggaagcgcactaagtgatgactggccctgatgagaactatgagaaccatgacccgatgatgcccgaTGATAACCTGGGttagctgactgagcatgtctgaatggatggcctctgttGTGCTGCAACTGACCCTCAAAagagcaccaccaaaactaccagattctcgaggcctcttggcctccctctcatctcgctcctggcgatgaactgacttaatctcgcgagcaatgtcaacaacctcctaaAAAGTAGCACCAGGCACCCTCTCGCTGgacatgagaatccgaagctgatatgtgaggccatcaacaatcctcctgatcctctctctatctgtaggaaccaaccaaacagcatgatgagataactctgagaacctcatctcatgcTGCATCACAGTTATATATCCCTGATACAATTGCTTGAACTGCCTGCGTATCTCCTCTTtgcgagactatggcacatacttgtCCTAAAATAAAATGGATAACTATTTCCAGGTAATGGGTATTGCACCAACAaccctacacctctcataagcctcccaccaagtgaaggcagctccagaaaactaaaaagtagtaaatgctactGTATGAAGAATCCACTGACACTTgtctaagaaaccctaggcatcctcaccctctgtaccactgaaagtcggaggctgaagtctaccaaacctcacCAACCTGCATTGCTCATCCTTTAGCATAACAAGAGCTATATAGttctgagcagctgcaaccggctgggctggaggcgcccccggtgtctgaagtccctgcacaacctgctcaggtgtgtgagcgatgttagtctgagtgcctcccccgacctgagaattAGCtgtggctgtagtaactgagaccgcctgagctaggctagtgcacactgatagaatctaggccagggcctcctaaaggcctggaatcacaatgggcacagctggtgcctgagctggtgctgctaaagcgtccacaactaggacctgatcatgaaTTGGGGCAGCTGgaggatctgcaggtgctgccctagctgctgcgcgggctacacccctgcccctaccacggcctcgactgtGTCCTCGGACTCTAATGGCCCCAgctagtggtcgtccatcctgaccggtagcacatgtcctcaccatctatgagagaagaGAATAACAGAgatttagtactcggatcaacagattcgcattaCAAGAatccaagaatatgaagttttcctaaaggttttgcagcctcccaaggataaatacagtcgtctccttaccgatccgcgagactctaaaaaacccgctcatgactcgtgagacctaagtaacctaggctctaatacaaacttgtcacgactctaAAATGGACTGGTCGTGAtaacgcctatcgtgaaactaggccagctgacATAAACCCCAATCAAtagaaaaattaataataaatcaTTTAAAGACATTAACAAGCTAACATCCCATAGTATAAAGTAGGATAAAACAGTGCAGAAACCAaaatacagcccgacatcagggtgtcaccagtcatgagcatctacaactcgtctagaaatatgaaaagacaacatagtaTGAAACAAAGATAGTACAAagtgaaataaagataggaaggagaaacactgggctgcgaacgccaagcagctacctagtttACTCCGAAAAACCTGCTGGAAGACAAATCAGCACTTGCTAGcatgacccgagactcctggatctgtaCAGAGGGTGCATGgattaatgtgagtactccaattcagtaagtaataaaagtaaaggtagctgagcagtaagaaaacacgtaaaacacatcATAATGCTACATAAAAAAATAGTATAAATCCAGAACAATGCAGTAAAACAATAGAACTCGTAAAAACATTtcagttcagtaaaaacctttttaaaacatccTTCAGTAGTTCAAAAgagtgatgaaaatagtgagaaaaggGTACAAATATAAATCAGCCCCTAGGGCAAAACAAGTACCATAACCGCCCTTCGggcaaaataaatcaaaattagcccctcgggctacctcacattCACtcgtattagcccctcgggcaataacatgaaacaacaatagcccTTAGGCAATATTACATCTCACACttggtacccacgctcactggggttctgcagactccagaggggctcctacagcccaagcgctatatcaagccatctcatgacaTAATCAACtagccctcagcctcataacaaGTCACcacgtggcataacaaatcaggtactcgacctcataatcatgaataaGTACAACACtgctgtggcgcgcagcccgatcccataatatcctcacaacacaggccctcgacctcattcagtcaaaaatctctcaatccacccgggcaacagtaaaacatgatgcttagcccaaaatatcatttaaaatatcaaaacggagtaaatatggctaagttatgaaaatagtataatacaacatgattgagtacaaatataaagtcaaagcagtgaagaatagtagtaaaaatccccttaagggtccaaaacaattggcacgaggccccAATATGGCATTAAGTccaaacatgataatacttttaAATACACAACGATATCAaccagttttcaatcaaatacgcgacttaacagtcacacgggacggactaagtcataatctcCAATGGTTCacaaccccacactcgtcatctagcgtgtgtgtcatctcaaagtagcacaaagatgtgaaatccggggtttcataccctcaggacaacatttacaatcattacttacctttatCCGATCCAaattctagcccgcgatgcccttgactctcgaatcggcctctggatgctccaaatctaaccaaaaatagatttataccatcaaaatatgttaaggaaacaaaagcccactcgaaaataacgaatttacataaaaaatcccaaaattggccaaacccgacccccgagcccatgtctcggattcccacaaaaatcacaaaactagaatcatcaaatacatcaaaatccgaccacaaatgacccctcaaatcctcaaatcaaattctcaaattccaagccctaactccccaattttaggctttagattccacaaatttcatgtttaattaggtagaaatcacaataggatctaGTATTAAagccataaatcttacctccaagtgtttccctttgattccctcttcaattcttctcaaaaagctccaaaactaaCTCAAAAATTGTGAACTATGGCCAAAAATCATGAAAttggtcttttaaacattctgcccagcaatttaaatctcttcttcgcaaacgcggtcaacgcctcacgtttgcgaagcacaaaatccGTTGACCACTTAAATCCTTCATCACAAACGTGACATCCTAAATGCGAAAGCAAAGCATCAGCTCCTCAACCCATCCCAAACACGGCACCTagctcgcgaacgtgaagcacaATGAACTTGGACGCAGATGCTCCCATTTACTCGACGCGAACGCGGGAaactcatcgcatttgcgatgaaaacTGCACCTAACCCTTCGCGAAGGTGGGACACCCATCGCGAATACGAAGTCCAAACTTCCTACCTCAcaccctaacccttcgcgaacgcgagagcccactcgcgaacgcgaaggccaaatgtctgcaacaccaaCAGCAGATTTTTTGCAACTTTTCCCACATGAATTTGttccgttcaaccacccgaaactcacccgaggcgctcggaacctcaaccaaatatgataacatatcccataacatcattcaaacttgttccaaccctcagAACCCtcgaaacaacaccaaaacaccaaatcatcatcggattcaagcctaataattcCAAATACTTCCAAaatccgctttcgatcaaaaagtctatcaa
The Nicotiana sylvestris chromosome 11, ASM39365v2, whole genome shotgun sequence DNA segment above includes these coding regions:
- the LOC138881688 gene encoding uncharacterized protein; this translates as MADHSELLMEFNYTDLIQVATQGPSEDRERIRRIVDGLTYQLRILMSSERVPDKPCESLVSSVSISTSVSDTIVVDRVYWLCMVTIGGLETRVDLLLLCMVDFNMILGMYWLSPYHAILDCHAKTVTLAMPGVPRIKWRGSTDFVPSRVISFLKAQWMVGRDCPSYLAFMRDVSTETPSIDFVPVVRDFPDVFPIDLSCMPSDRDIDFGIDLVQGTQAISIPPYHMAPAELKELMEQL